A genomic window from Variovorax paradoxus includes:
- a CDS encoding ABC transporter ATP-binding protein, which translates to MPSIVSVNQLSKTYASGFQALKRVDLDIHQGEIFALLGPNGAGKTTLINIICGIVNPSEGTVLADGHDIVTDFRAARTKIGLVPQELATDAFETVWGTVSFSRGLFGYPPNPAHIEKVLRDLSLWDKKDTKIMALSGGMKRRVMIAKALSHEPRILFLDEPTAGVDVELRRGMWEMVRKLRESGVTIILTTHYIEEAEEMADRIGVIRKGELILVEDKAALMKKLGKKQLTLSLRNALTAIPEALVDRYQLDLADDGHSLIYTFDKQGDDNQIAGLLRQLGELGIDFKDLHSSESSLEEIFVSLVRGQA; encoded by the coding sequence GTGCCTTCAATCGTCTCGGTCAATCAGCTTTCCAAGACTTACGCGTCGGGATTCCAGGCACTCAAGCGTGTCGATCTGGATATCCACCAAGGAGAGATATTCGCGCTGCTCGGCCCCAACGGGGCGGGCAAGACAACGCTGATCAACATCATCTGCGGCATCGTCAACCCGAGCGAAGGCACGGTGCTGGCCGATGGGCACGACATCGTCACCGACTTCCGGGCCGCACGCACGAAGATCGGCCTGGTGCCGCAAGAGCTGGCCACCGACGCCTTCGAAACCGTATGGGGCACGGTGAGCTTCAGCCGCGGCTTGTTCGGCTATCCGCCGAATCCGGCCCATATCGAGAAGGTGCTTCGCGATCTTTCCCTCTGGGACAAGAAGGACACCAAGATCATGGCGCTTTCGGGCGGCATGAAGCGTCGCGTGATGATCGCCAAGGCGCTGTCGCATGAACCCCGGATTCTTTTTCTCGACGAACCCACCGCTGGCGTCGACGTGGAGTTGCGACGCGGCATGTGGGAGATGGTGCGCAAGCTGCGGGAAAGCGGCGTCACCATCATCCTGACCACGCACTACATCGAAGAGGCCGAGGAGATGGCCGACCGCATCGGTGTGATCCGCAAGGGCGAGCTCATCCTGGTGGAGGACAAGGCCGCACTGATGAAAAAGCTCGGCAAGAAGCAATTGACGCTGAGCCTTCGGAACGCGCTGACTGCCATTCCCGAAGCACTCGTCGACCGCTACCAGCTCGATCTGGCCGACGACGGCCACTCGCTGATCTATACCTTCGACAAGCAGGGCGACGACAACCAGATCGCCGGCCTTTTGCGCCAGCTCGGCGAGCTCGGCATCGACTTCAAGGACCTGCATTCCTCCGAAAGCTCGCTGGAGGAAATCTTCGTCAGCCTCGTGAGGGGGCAAGCATGA
- a CDS encoding ABC transporter permease yields the protein MNMYAIRAIYLFEMARTWRTLMQSVASPVLSTSLYFVVFGSAIGSRMVDVDGIAYGAYIIPGLVMLSLLTQSIANASFGIYFPKFSGTIYEVLSAPVSYVEVVCGYVGAAASKSIILGIIILITARLFVSYEIAHPLWMVAFLVLTAVTFSLFGFIIGVWADGFEKLQIIPLMIVTPLTFLGGSFYSINMLPPFWQKVSLFNPVVYLISGFRWSFYGVSDVSLPISMSVTLVFLALCLVAVRWIFKTGYRLKV from the coding sequence ATGAACATGTACGCAATCCGCGCCATCTACCTGTTCGAGATGGCGCGCACGTGGCGCACCCTGATGCAGAGCGTGGCCTCGCCCGTGCTCTCCACGTCGCTCTATTTCGTCGTGTTCGGTTCGGCCATTGGCTCGCGCATGGTGGATGTCGACGGCATCGCCTACGGCGCCTACATCATCCCAGGCCTTGTGATGCTGTCGCTGCTGACGCAGAGCATCGCCAATGCCTCGTTCGGCATCTACTTTCCCAAGTTCTCGGGCACGATCTACGAGGTGCTGTCCGCGCCCGTCTCGTATGTCGAGGTCGTGTGCGGCTACGTCGGTGCGGCGGCGAGCAAGTCGATCATCCTCGGGATCATCATCTTGATCACCGCCCGGTTGTTCGTGTCGTACGAGATCGCGCACCCGCTGTGGATGGTGGCGTTCCTCGTGCTCACCGCGGTGACGTTCAGCCTGTTCGGTTTCATCATCGGCGTCTGGGCCGACGGCTTCGAAAAGCTGCAGATCATTCCCTTGATGATCGTCACGCCGCTGACCTTCCTGGGCGGGAGTTTCTATTCGATCAACATGCTGCCGCCGTTCTGGCAGAAGGTCTCGCTGTTCAATCCGGTGGTCTACCTGATCAGCGGGTTCCGGTGGAGCTTCTACGGCGTCTCCGACGTGAGCCTGCCGATCAGCATGAGCGTGACGCTGGTTTTCCTGGCGCTGTGCCTGGTCGCCGTGCGCTGGATCTTCAAGACCGGGTACAGGCTCAAGGTTTGA